A section of the Paenibacillus yonginensis genome encodes:
- a CDS encoding FusB/FusC family EF-G-binding protein translates to MLTPFMENHEFNLIKRLLGRLEYNIKTTADQKVISAIRHTTWTRVMEMFPAMTEEQKRFFDRIPTLNRAEEFHAYLSELESCVTAFPQVTEQQLKKLYPKIKKLKLPPLSELDFRFLTYIGWADISTNKLFIVYNLDGKMTGIEGRFTPTNKKGVCCLCNKHEEVAFVTAQTKAKGPALDHFGRVGNYMCIDSAKCNQNITDVSQLERFMKDVLN, encoded by the coding sequence ATGCTAACGCCATTTATGGAAAACCACGAATTTAATTTGATCAAGCGCCTGTTGGGGCGCCTCGAATATAACATCAAAACCACAGCCGACCAGAAAGTTATATCGGCCATCCGGCACACGACTTGGACCCGGGTCATGGAGATGTTCCCTGCTATGACGGAGGAACAGAAGCGGTTTTTCGACCGGATTCCGACGCTAAACCGTGCCGAGGAGTTCCATGCTTATTTGAGCGAGCTGGAGTCATGCGTGACAGCCTTTCCGCAGGTAACGGAACAGCAGCTGAAGAAGCTTTATCCCAAAATTAAAAAGCTGAAGCTTCCGCCGCTGTCCGAGCTCGATTTCCGCTTCCTGACCTATATCGGCTGGGCCGACATTTCAACGAATAAACTATTCATCGTCTACAATCTGGACGGGAAAATGACGGGCATTGAGGGCCGGTTCACCCCGACGAACAAGAAGGGGGTCTGCTGCCTCTGCAACAAGCATGAAGAGGTGGCCTTCGTGACCGCGCAGACGAAAGCCAAGGGACCGGCATTGGATCATTTTGGGCGGGTCGGAAATTATATGTGCATCGACAGCGCCAAGTGCAACCAGAATATTACCGATGTGTCTCAACTGGAACGGTTTATGAAGGATGTTTTAAACTAA
- a CDS encoding TetR/AcrR family transcriptional regulator: MKNEERRQQTIRKLLDATKELLQDKSCHVVTLKDIMDKTELSKGAIFHYVKSKDEIFTWILQERLEEINQRFMKEVEQSGSRFDEPMQAISNSLRTLEDPQEVTNKILMYLLGKEEDPLIAEALRGFKDRSVQLAKQWIMTGQQHGVIRPSIDADQTSELFVLLSFGLRVGSTICSAPASFGSGELSSFMAKMLKNESLKN; the protein is encoded by the coding sequence ATGAAAAACGAAGAGCGAAGACAACAAACGATTCGCAAACTGCTTGATGCAACCAAAGAATTGCTGCAGGACAAAAGCTGCCATGTCGTTACCCTTAAGGACATCATGGATAAAACGGAATTATCCAAGGGCGCTATTTTCCATTATGTGAAGAGCAAAGACGAGATTTTCACCTGGATTCTGCAGGAACGGCTTGAGGAAATCAATCAACGGTTTATGAAGGAGGTGGAACAAAGCGGCAGCCGATTCGACGAGCCGATGCAGGCCATCTCAAACAGTCTGAGGACTTTGGAGGATCCCCAAGAAGTAACAAACAAAATTCTTATGTATTTGCTGGGAAAAGAAGAGGACCCGCTCATCGCTGAAGCTCTTCGGGGCTTTAAGGACAGATCCGTGCAGCTAGCCAAACAATGGATCATGACGGGGCAGCAGCATGGAGTGATTCGCCCGTCAATTGACGCGGATCAAACTTCAGAGTTATTTGTCCTGTTATCGTTTGGCCTGCGTGTCGGTTCTACCATCTGCTCGGCTCCTGCCTCCTTTGGTTCCGGGGAGCTGTCATCTTTTATGGCCAAGATGTTAAAAAACGAATCTTTAAAGAACTAA
- a CDS encoding DoxX family protein, giving the protein MAPFIAFVFSFLVFRVIGLLGWSYFDNWHFSLAGAVTIMLLLAASAHWGKRRKDLIRMVPPKFPNKEGIVTFTGLLEIAGAIGISLPVPAIALAASIGLTLLLIAMFPANVYAARENLTMGGKPVPKLMIRLPLQLVFIGSVLLASPMFG; this is encoded by the coding sequence ATGGCGCCATTTATTGCGTTTGTTTTTTCTTTTTTGGTGTTCCGGGTGATCGGTCTGCTGGGGTGGAGCTACTTTGACAATTGGCACTTTTCGCTTGCAGGAGCCGTAACCATTATGCTGCTGCTCGCGGCTTCAGCCCACTGGGGAAAAAGAAGGAAGGATCTGATTCGTATGGTCCCGCCTAAATTTCCTAATAAAGAAGGGATCGTGACCTTCACTGGGCTGCTGGAAATCGCGGGAGCGATTGGAATTTCATTGCCGGTGCCGGCTATTGCTCTTGCCGCTTCGATCGGTTTGACACTGCTGCTGATCGCTATGTTCCCTGCCAATGTATACGCAGCTAGAGAAAACTTGACGATGGGCGGCAAACCTGTGCCAAAGCTGATGATCCGGCTGCCGCTTCAACTGGTCTTCATCGGATCGGTTCTCTTGGCGTCGCCCATGTTTGGTTAG